The sequence ctttgaaaatgttttgaggCATGCTTACCAACATAAAAAGCACTGATGGTGAGAGGCGCTCCAATCAGCTGGTCCAGCACCACTTTCCCTGCCACCACCCTCACCCCGCCTCCCGGCAGCATCCTCTCCAGCCACCTGAGCCAGTGGTAGTTGAAGTTGGCGTGGAAGCAGAACCCCACGGTTGCCACCCGCGCTGTCTGACGCCAGTCGATGCCGGCCGATGCTGACCCCGCAGCGGGTTTCCCACCCAGAACGCTCTGCTGTATGAGGTCGGCTGAGGCGAAGAGCGCCGTGTAGCCCAGGACGTTACCGATGTACGGGTGGGCCTTGAACGCAGCCCAGGCCCGGTTCATGGTGGAGCATCTGAGCGGAAGGGAAACGCCGCTGTGAGGATGGCTTTTGAACGGCTGCTTAAGAAAATTGGTCAACTCTGAGGCGACTTTACAGAAGAAAATGATGGTTTTCAGTGTGTTATTAGTCTCAGCTGAtgattcatttttgtcttgattCTGTTTCAGTTAAAGTGCCTTTTAATacctttccacattttgtcatattagaaggattttatgtgatagaccaacacaaacTAGCCCAGGAAAATGATAGTTTtcataattatttataaataaaatgtggacCGAGTTTGTGTTCAGCCCCTTTTTCCTGAACTAAGATCCATCGTGGTTACAACCAGTTGACTCAAGGAGTCACCTGAGTGTCATTTAATCTCAGTAACAATCCAGCTGCTCTGTGgaggcctcagaggtttgttacagaacatccGTCACCAAACGGGATCATGAAGACCAAGATACACACTCGGCAGGTCAGGGATGAAGGTGTTGAGAAGTTCAAGGCAGGTTAGGTTATAAAACTAAATCCCGAGCTTTGAAGATCTCATGAAGCTTTGTTCGATTCATGATTTAACTCAGCTGTAAGCCCACCAAGACATGGCCGTCCACATAAACCGACAGGCCGGGTAATCAAGAAGGAGTCCAGGGtgactctggaggagctgcagagatccacaggataacttttagtttctccatggaagagtggcaagaAGAAAGCCAGAAGAAGTCCTGTTTGTAGTTTGGAGATACAGCAAAACACGAAACTGCTCTgctcagatgagaccaaaatgaaactttctgatcCTGAACACATCATCCCCATTGTAAAGcacagtggtggcagcatcatagTTACATCACAgtgatgtttttcttcagcagggACAGGGCAGCAGGTTGGAGTCGACGAGGACGTGGATGGAGATAAATACAGCACCACCCTGGGAGAGCGAACCTGTCAGAGGGCTGCGGAGGTCCACCTTCTACCAGGACGACGAGCCGAAAACGTCCAACCAGAGCTGCACCGAGCTGCTCAGATCCGAACGTATTCACGCGTCAGAACCACTCAGTTAAgagtccaactgagaatctgtgagGAGGCTTGAAAATCGGCCGTTCACAGACGCCCTCCGTCCGGTCTGACTCGGCTCGGAGCCGTTTCACAAAGAAGGACGGGCGGAAATGTCAGCGTCTGGATGTGCAAAGCTGGTGGAGACGAACGACGAGAGACTCGCAGCAGGAACTGCAGCAAACGGTGGTTCTACAAAGTACTGATCCTGGCAGGCTGAATACAAACACACGCCACacttctcagattttttttttgtaaaaaaaacaaacaatcattttccttccacctCTCCCAGTTATacactactttgtgttggtttacCCCAAGGGTCTCCAaacctggtcctcgagggccaccatcctgcatgttttccttgtttctctgctccaacacacctgattcagtggttaaatcaccttttcatgttctgcagaagcctgataatcacccattgattcaccaggattggagaccactggtttacCCCATAAAATCCcattaaaatactttgaagtttgtggagGAACGTGACAAAACATGGAAAACTTCAgagttataaatacattttgcacGTTGTTCATGGAGGCGGGAAAAAGAAAGTAGTTAAACTCACCTCAAAGTGTGGCTCTTCTCTGCTTTTTCTTCCAACTCCCCAAAGTCCACGGAAACCAACCTATTTTTCTTATTGATTCTCCTGAACACGAAGCAGGAAGGGGAACCGATTTCCAAGTGACAGAGGTCTCCTCACCGGGTCAAAGTTCTGCCCCTGCTGTAAGGGAAACGTgtgataaaacatttatcagCTCGGTGAGAGCGAGATGGGGAAAACACCACATGTGAAGAGGGCTGAGCCAAGTTACACAGCGTGGAGCTCTCTCATAGACTGTCCTGCAAACAAAGACACGACTTACCACAGACTTTAAGAGCTAAAGACCTCTCTGGGCATGAGCACATGCGGTGTCGCTATAAATAGATGCCACTCCTGCCCCACAGTGGGTCGCTCCTCGGAGCCAAATGCTTCACAAAATCTGATAAATATGTCGGACAAGTTGAGCTTTTTGTGTTGGAAATCGGCTGGAGGTGTGAGGCTCATCTGCACCGGACCGGTTCTATTGTTTACGATGAAAGTTTTTGACAGATAAT is a genomic window of Kryptolebias marmoratus isolate JLee-2015 linkage group LG16, ASM164957v2, whole genome shotgun sequence containing:
- the si:ch211-120k19.1 gene encoding mpv17-like protein; translated protein: MNRAWAAFKAHPYIGNVLGYTALFASADLIQQSVLGGKPAAGSASAGIDWRQTARVATVGFCFHANFNYHWLRWLERMLPGGGVRVVAGKVVLDQLIGAPLTISAFYVGLSVLEHKDDPLEDWRQKFWTSYKAGVVYWSTMQAVNFTLVPPVARTAFLGVIALTFTVFLCHLKQHHT